A DNA window from Phragmites australis chromosome 11, lpPhrAust1.1, whole genome shotgun sequence contains the following coding sequences:
- the LOC133885703 gene encoding uncharacterized protein ycf36-like isoform X2, with translation MAAAASLSPPLHARLLLLPPNPASPSFPTSGARRRPPRHLHLFAKPPSRNGSSSPETEWCPVPPEQRPVNEYEALAASLPFSWAAGDLRVYCSRLTLTGAAFALFVGLPVVAFGGRGGAGGDGLHLALGTAGSGILAVTLAVVRMYLGWAYVGNRLLSATVEYEETGWYDGQIWIKTPEVLARDRLLGSFSLGK, from the exons atggccgccgccgcttccctctcccctcccctccacgcgcgcctcctcctcctccccccgaACCCCGCCTCCCCGTCCTTCCCCACGAGCGGCGCCCGGCGAAGGCCTCCGCGCCACCTCCACCTCTTCGCGAAGCCGCCGTCGCGGAACGGGAGCTCCTCGCCGGAGACCGAGTGGTGCCCCGTGCCGCCGGAGCAGCGGCCCGTGAACGAGTACGAGGCGCTGGCGGCCTCGCTACCATTTTCCTGGGCGGCGGGGGACCTCCGCGTCTACTGCTCCCGCCTCACGCTCACGGGCGCCGCCTTCGCGCTCTTCGTTGGGCTCCCCGTCGTCGCCTTCGGCGGGCGAGGCGGGGCAGGCGGCGACGGCTTGCACCTCGCGCTCGGGACCGCCGGGTCCGGTATCCTCGCCGTCACGCTCGCCGTGGTGCGGATGTACCTCGGGTGGGCCTACGTCGGCAACCGCCTGCTCAGCGCCACCGTGGAGT ATGAAGAGACGGGATGGTACGATGGGCAG ATATGGATCAAAACCCCTGAAGTGCTAGCTCGTGATCGGCTTCTAGGTTCATTTTCT CTTGGGAAGTGA
- the LOC133885703 gene encoding uncharacterized protein ycf36-like isoform X1 translates to MAAAASLSPPLHARLLLLPPNPASPSFPTSGARRRPPRHLHLFAKPPSRNGSSSPETEWCPVPPEQRPVNEYEALAASLPFSWAAGDLRVYCSRLTLTGAAFALFVGLPVVAFGGRGGAGGDGLHLALGTAGSGILAVTLAVVRMYLGWAYVGNRLLSATVEYEETGWYDGQIWIKTPEVLARDRLLGSFSVKPVLNRVKFTLVGLAISLIFCILLYVNTENPKEPYESTRGRAIPGVYSDTAARSFEPDAFCGEPDLS, encoded by the exons atggccgccgccgcttccctctcccctcccctccacgcgcgcctcctcctcctccccccgaACCCCGCCTCCCCGTCCTTCCCCACGAGCGGCGCCCGGCGAAGGCCTCCGCGCCACCTCCACCTCTTCGCGAAGCCGCCGTCGCGGAACGGGAGCTCCTCGCCGGAGACCGAGTGGTGCCCCGTGCCGCCGGAGCAGCGGCCCGTGAACGAGTACGAGGCGCTGGCGGCCTCGCTACCATTTTCCTGGGCGGCGGGGGACCTCCGCGTCTACTGCTCCCGCCTCACGCTCACGGGCGCCGCCTTCGCGCTCTTCGTTGGGCTCCCCGTCGTCGCCTTCGGCGGGCGAGGCGGGGCAGGCGGCGACGGCTTGCACCTCGCGCTCGGGACCGCCGGGTCCGGTATCCTCGCCGTCACGCTCGCCGTGGTGCGGATGTACCTCGGGTGGGCCTACGTCGGCAACCGCCTGCTCAGCGCCACCGTGGAGT ATGAAGAGACGGGATGGTACGATGGGCAG ATATGGATCAAAACCCCTGAAGTGCTAGCTCGTGATCGGCTTCTAGGTTCATTTTCT GTCAAGCCTGTGCTGAACAGAGTGAAGTTCACCTTGGTGGGTCTGGCAATCTCCCTTATCTTTTGCATTCTTCTTTACGTCAACACTGAAAATCCAAAGGAACCGTATGAAAGTACCCGCGGAAGAGCTATCCCTGGAGTGTACAGTGATACCGCTGCGAGGTCATTTGAGCCTGATGCGTTCTGTGGAGAACCTGATCTGTCGTAA